The genome window TCATATCAGGAATCTGGTGAGGAGATAACTCTTGGTGATGAGCCCAAGGAGGAGACAATTTCAGATGAGGTATCTGGTGAGAAGATAACTCCTGGTGATGAGCCCAAGGAGGAGACAATTTCAGATGAGGTATCTGGTGAGGAGATAACTCCTGGTGATGAACCTGAAGAGGAGACAATTTCAGATGAGGAATGTGGTGAGGAGACAATTGCTGGTGATGAACCCGAAGACGAGACAATTTCAGATGAGGAATGTGGTGAGGAGACAATTGCTGGTGATGAACCCGAAGACGAGACAATTTCAAATGAGGAATCCAAGGATGAGACGAATCCAGGTGACAAACCCAAGAATGAGGCTAGACGAAGTAAAAAGAAGGGTAAGTTTTTGTTAGACACCAGGAAAAAAAGTTCTCCACTGAAAGACTGATTGGGCACTGACATTGTCtggccagggaggtggtggagtcaccatccctggaagtgtttaagaaGACACTGGAGGTGGCATCAGTGCTGTGGTTTATTTGATGAGGGGCTGGTCATAGGTCACAGGTGTGATTTGAtttcaaaggtcttttccagcctagttcattctgtgattctttgtgGCTTCCCAAGGGAAGCCAGGCAGATGCCTGACCCCAAGGTCCCTGCCAGGCAGCCTGGCAGGAACTGGGCAcccccagcagcctgggcaactctgaagagctgaaggagcAAGAGGTGCCCCGAAAGCAGAAGTGCattgcaggaggggctgcagtggtGGTGGGTGTGCAGGTACCTGCTGAGTGCCCTGGGAATTGCTGTGCTCCAGGAAGGgattccagccctgctccctctccccctgcacagggaagggctggcaAGGCAGTGGTGAGTTTGTTATGAACTCTGTTTGATTGACCTTGTGCTGGTGGCAGGTGACAGACTGAGCTGacacctgccctgtgtccctttGCTGTTCCGGGTTggtggctgtggctggcagggcagggcagggtgagtGGGTGGGCACTGTGGGGTGTGCTCCTGTTCCTCCCAgcctggggggacactgggacccGCCCCTCCAGTGGCCTCTTCCCAGGGGTCTTcaggggctggaggcagggggaggctggaggagctgctgctggctctgggaccctgctctgcctggcacagagtgctcagcactgctggggggagctgtgctgTCCATGCTCatgtccttcctcccctcctgccattttctttctcagggaagaaaaagaaaagctttggaGCTGTCAttggaaccacagtgggagcaGGTGAGGGTCCAGCACGGGATGGGGAGCGCTCGGGTTCACTGCCCGGTGCCAGCCCCGTGGGGTCctgggggctgggctgggctggggactgCAAGGACTGGGGAGAATTGGGGTggaggcaggaggagaaggggcagctctgggcagtgcctggaATGGGGTTCTGTCTGCCCCCGGTGCCGCAGCCCTGCacgctgctcctctcctgccgcccagggctgtccccg of Zonotrichia albicollis isolate bZonAlb1 chromosome 20, bZonAlb1.hap1, whole genome shotgun sequence contains these proteins:
- the LOC141731347 gene encoding uncharacterized protein LOC141731347, whose protein sequence is MIPFLLGFAMALLLTGLAKGEIIDFFRNLNYFGFIFRNGDFAKTYKRKPTPEEEPKEETLLDEKSGEHTTPGDEPKEETISDEVSGEEITLGDEPKEETMSYQESGEEITLGDEPKEETISDEVSGEKITPGDEPKEETISDEVSGEEITPGDEPEEETISDEECGEETIAGDEPEDETISDEECGEETIAGDEPEDETISNEESKDETNPGDKPKNEARRSKKKGKKKKSFGAVIGTTVGAGEGPARDGERSGSLPGASPRAP